From the genome of Chelonia mydas isolate rCheMyd1 chromosome 2, rCheMyd1.pri.v2, whole genome shotgun sequence, one region includes:
- the LOC102945390 gene encoding protein transport protein Sec61 subunit gamma, with translation MDQAMQFVEPSRHFVNDSIRLVKRCTKPDRKEFQKIAMATAIGLAIMGFIGFFVKLIHTPINNVIVGG, from the coding sequence ATGGATCAAGCAATGCAATTTGTTGAGCCCAGCCGTCACTTTGTAAACGATTCCATCAGGCTTGTTAAAAGATGCACTAAGCCGGACAGAAAAGAATTCCAGAAGATTGCCATGGCAACAGCAATAGGTCTTGCGATAATGGGATTTATTGGTTTCTTTGTGAAATTGATCCATACCCCCATCAACAACGTCATTGTTGGTGGCTGA